The DNA sequence ACCTTCAAAACCATCTTGAATGCCAAGAACTGTTAAGCCATTGTCATGAGCTGGTTTTGCTACTCCTCTTATTACTGCATTTAATCCCGGGCAATCACCACCTCCGGTTAAAATTCCAATGCGCTTAATTTGATTTGACTTTGCCATTATTTACCTAATTAAATGTATTTAAATATATATTTTTAAAAGTAATTTCTAAAATATAAACTAATTCTCGAAAATTTTTTGTGCAGTTTTAAAATGCATCTTAACTAATTTTTCTAAAGTTTCTTTACCATACTTAATAAAAATATTTTTTGCTGAAATTTCCACTTCTTTTGAGGCGCCTTTTAATACATTATACCCATCATAATTTTTTTTATTAAACCACTTATTTAATTCATTTCTTGCCAAAATTGAAGCAGCAGCAACTCCCACATATTTCTCAGCTTTTGGAATTTGTATAAAATTTACATTTGCAAAATTATTTTTCAAAGAAATATTTAGAGGTGTTTTACTAAACTGATCAACAATAATTGTTTGCGGTTTAAAAATTGGATAAAGATTTTCTATAACTTTTGAGTGTCCCCAATTTAATAATTTATTTAAATTTTTAAATTCGTTATAAAGCTGATTATATTTTTCCGGGTTAATAATTACAATTGAATAATTTTTAGGGAATTTAGTTTTTATAATTTTTGCAAGTTCATCAATTTTTGAATCATATAATTCCTTGCTGTCTTTAACTCCTAAATTTAAAAGAAATTTTTGAATTTCTTCATTTGCAAAAAATCCGGCAATAATTAACGGACCAAAAAAATCTCCTTTCCCGGTTTCATCTGTTCCAATGTATTCATCATAATTAGCAGCCAAATCATTTCTAAAATCTAAAATGTAATTGCCATTTATTATACCATTTAATTCATCAAACTCTTTAGAAGAATTATTTCCTTGAAGAATAGTTTTTAATCCTTTCTTTCCAAAATAAACTAGAATTTTTATTTTTTGTTTATTCTTTAAAACTTCAACTTCATAATTGTATTGTTTAAGCTCAATTTTACTTGTTTGGTAATTTTCATTCTGAACAATATCAGAAAGTTCAGTAATTTTTTTTAATGCCGAAGTTTGAATTTGATTTTCATTCATAGATAATAATTGAAGAAATTGAATGTGAATTGTAAGTGAACGACAATTTAATTTATATGTTATAAATATAATTATTTATTAGTATTTTAATATATTAAATAGGCACTAAAGAATCTAAAATGCTTTCAAATCAATATTTAAAAATATTATTTTCCACTTTTTTATTTGTATTGATTTTCAATTCGCAAAATATAGTTTTTAGTCAAAGTAATTTTATTTTAAACAAAAATGAAATTTATAAAGATTTAATGTTTGATAGATTATCTATCGAAAATGGACTTTCGCAAATAACCGTTCACGCAATTTTGCAAGACAGCAAAGGATTTTTATGGTTTGGAACTGAAGACGGATTAAATAGATACGATGGTTATGATTTTTTAGTTTATAGAAATGATCCTTCGGATACAAATTCAATTTCCGATAATTTTATTTGGACAATCTTTGAAGATTCCGATTCGAATTTGTGGATTGGAACCAATGGCGGCGGGCTTAATCGATATATTTATGAGACAAATAGTTTCACACATTTTCTAAATGACCCACGGAATAAAAATTCGATAAGCGAAAATAATATCAGAACAATTATCCAAAATAAATTAGGCAATTTAATTTTAGGTGCAAACAGCAAAGGATTATCTGAATTCAATTACAAAAAAAATATATTTAACAAAATTTCACTTGAAAGAAAATCTACAAAGGGAAATGATGCAAATGCAGTAAGAGTTTTGCATTTAGATAAAAATAATATTTTATGGATTGGAACAGAAGGCGGCGGACTTTTTGAGTTTGATCAAAGTAAAAATGTTATTACAAATTATTTAAGCAGCGGAAATGAAAACAGCCTAAGCAGCAACACAGTTTGGGCTTTAACATCATTTGAAAATAATTTGTGGATTGGAACTTACAACGGCGGATTAAATAAATTAAACAAAATCACAAAAAAAATTACGCAATATAAAACAGCAAATTCTAACTCTTTTTTGATAAATAATAATATTACGGATTTAGATTTTGATAATTCTAATATGTTATGGATTTCTACTGAAGGCGGATTAAGTTTATTTGAAGAAAAATCAAATCACTTTATAAATTATTCTAATTTATCTGATTTAAAAAGTTTAAGTAAAAATTTGATAAGAACAATTTTTATTGATAAGAATAATCTTGTTTGGATTGGTACAGTTGGCGGAGGAATAAATAAAGTAAACATAAATAGAAAATTTAAGCATTTTAATCATAATCCTTCCGATGAAAATAGTTTAAGTCACAGTATGATTCGAGAAATTTCTGAAGATTCATTCGGAAATATTTGGATTGGGACTCTTGGAAAAGGTTTAAACAGATTTAGCAAATTAGAAAATAAGTTTCAACATTTTGGAACTTCGATAAATAATAAGTTTAGTTTAAGTGAAAATAATATTACTTCAATTTATGAAGATTCGCCTGGTAATTTGTGGGTCGGAACTTGGTCCGGCGGTTTGAATAAAATTACATTTAAACCAAATTCAAGAAATTCAATAATCGAAAATGTGAAAGTTTTTAAAAATAATCCGAATGATAAAAACTCAATCAGCAATGATATTATCCAATCAATTTTTCAAGATTCAAAAAAGCAATTGTGGATCGGCACAGAAAATGGTTTGGATGTTTATAATGATAAGTTTAAAAAAGTTTTTCACTTTTCAAGCGATGATTCAACTCAGACAAATATCAGCGATAACAGAATTCAATCAAAATGTATTATTGAAGATAGATTTGGAAATTTGTGGATAGGCACTTGGAAAGGTTTAAATCAAATTATTTTCCCTAACAAAAATAATTCGAATGATTTTTCTAATATCCAAATAAATAAATATTTAAATATTCCGGGAAATGCAAAGAGCATTAGTGATAACAGAGTAATTTCGTTATACGAAGACAAATCTAAAAGTTCGGGAAATAAATTAATTATTTGGGCGGGAACAATTGGCGGCGGATTAAATAAAATTATCATAAATGGAAATAATGAAAATCAAAATTATACTATAAAACATTTTACAGAAAAAGACGGTTTACCCAACAATGTTATTTATGGAATTATTGGTGATGAAGATGGAAATTTATGGCTGAGTACAAATAACGGAATTTCCAAATTTAATATTGCGCATGAAAAATTTAAAAATTATGATACGCGCGATGGTTTGCAGAGTAATCAATTTTTTTGGGGAGCTTATCATAAAGCAAAAGACGGAACTTTTTATTTTGGCGGAATAAACGGATTAAATTC is a window from the Ignavibacteriota bacterium genome containing:
- the rnhC gene encoding ribonuclease HIII, producing MNENQIQTSALKKITELSDIVQNENYQTSKIELKQYNYEVEVLKNKQKIKILVYFGKKGLKTILQGNNSSKEFDELNGIINGNYILDFRNDLAANYDEYIGTDETGKGDFFGPLIIAGFFANEEIQKFLLNLGVKDSKELYDSKIDELAKIIKTKFPKNYSIVIINPEKYNQLYNEFKNLNKLLNWGHSKVIENLYPIFKPQTIIVDQFSKTPLNISLKNNFANVNFIQIPKAEKYVGVAAASILARNELNKWFNKKNYDGYNVLKGASKEVEISAKNIFIKYGKETLEKLVKMHFKTAQKIFEN